In Brachionichthys hirsutus isolate HB-005 chromosome 5, CSIRO-AGI_Bhir_v1, whole genome shotgun sequence, a single genomic region encodes these proteins:
- the ska1 gene encoding spindle and kinetochore-associated protein 1 codes for MSELETISSRIQDIISSIQRMLDLSVDELPQNKIKKLGQDIVALQRLLGAFEDCVEQQKGQLEQLQELEQTFQKNLEDVQHMKDNMPPHMPRKKGLPTGSDPAVSDQPDAAGVQPVQVGNVSKTTKGFVREMDFITVPEFESIPRYLRGRVSYEQLNGAVRGINAAAQAKYKILHQSAKALGNKGRRLQQRFKTQETKDTKGQCFVVEDDICEFTQVKLDKRFQGMLHMLRHCQRLRELRGGGVTRYVLV; via the exons ATGAGTGAGCTTGAGACGATCAGCAGCCGCATTCAGGACATCATCTCCTCCATCCAGCGCATGCTGGATCTGTCCGTGGACG AATTACCTCAGAATAAGATAAAGAAACTGGGGCAAGACATCGTTGCCCTTCAGAGACTTCTGGGGGCATTTGAAGACTGTGTGGAGCAACAGAAAGGGCAgttggagcagctgcag GAACTGGAGCAGACGTTCCAGAAGAACCTGGAGGATGTCCAGCATATGAAGGACAACATGCCTCCACACATGCCCAGGAAGAAGGGCCTGCCAAC GGGAAGTGACCCTGCAGTCAGTGACCAGCCTGATGCAGCAGGCGTTCAGCCGGTCCAGGTGGGAAACGTCAGCAAGACCACCAAGGGCTTCGTCAGAGAGATGGACTTCATCACGGTGCCGGAGTTCGAAAGCATTCCTCG GTACTTGAGAGGACGCGTGTCGTACGAGCAGCTCAATGGCGCGGTGCGAGGCATCAACGCGGCTGCTCAAGCAAAGTACAAGATCCTCCACCAGTCGGCGAAAGCACTCGGCAATAAAGGGcggaggctgcagcagcgcttTAAGACCCAGGAGACCAAAGACACCAAAG GGCAGTGTTTTGTGGTGGAGGACGACATCTGCGAATTCACTCAGGTGAAGCTGGACAAGCGATTCCAGGGAATGCTGCACATGCTGCGCCACTGCCAGCGCCTGCGCGagctccgaggggggggggtcacccgtTACGTGTTGgtgtaa